A part of Trichocoleus desertorum ATA4-8-CV12 genomic DNA contains:
- a CDS encoding FAD-dependent oxidoreductase yields the protein MDIKIMLDKCKLANQPPGKRVTILGAGIAGLVAAYELERLGHQVDIVEGSPRIGGRVWTHRFGQGSGASYGELGAMRIPSEHKHTLHYIYEMGLRDKLCKFVTVFEENNALMHIQGKVFRLKDAPWILQERYQGIFKDTRYSQNTRLFAAWIKTIVDAIAPGNLRASLNHDLNSHLMDELERLDLESYFSEDGETIDLHGFVKANPSFRARCSKSLDMFFHDILTETSHDLLQLEGGMDQLSDRLSAAVQGPIHCNQEVVALRVHEDNVEVSWLEGEQLHTRDCDYVLCTIPFSILRKIELSGFDDNKLAAIHNTVYCPATKVLFHCAQPFWQENGIGGGASFSDQGIRQIYYPSVKSNSSQGSTLLASYTIGDDAEHLGIMSESERHAYVKNAVSKLHPEIETPGMLVDMATIAWGHYKWSAAGCTIHWDENRCNYLEASRPHDRLFFAGEHCSRFPAWLQGSIESALEAVYDIASYKPKIESARKLPVIPMEIAKTTAPSFIRDTTVTELTRVETKAIIEEVLI from the coding sequence ATGGATATCAAAATCATGCTGGATAAGTGCAAACTCGCCAATCAGCCACCAGGCAAGCGCGTCACGATTCTAGGAGCTGGCATTGCAGGATTAGTAGCGGCTTACGAGCTGGAGCGCCTGGGCCACCAAGTGGATATTGTGGAGGGCAGCCCGCGCATTGGAGGCCGCGTCTGGACTCATCGCTTTGGTCAGGGTTCTGGCGCTTCCTACGGAGAACTGGGGGCGATGCGTATCCCCAGCGAGCACAAGCATACCCTGCATTACATCTATGAAATGGGGCTACGTGACAAGCTGTGCAAGTTTGTCACGGTATTCGAGGAAAACAACGCTCTGATGCATATTCAGGGAAAAGTTTTTCGTCTGAAAGATGCACCTTGGATACTCCAGGAGCGCTACCAAGGCATTTTTAAGGATACGCGCTACAGTCAGAACACTCGGCTATTTGCTGCATGGATCAAGACAATTGTGGATGCCATCGCTCCTGGCAATCTGCGGGCCAGTCTAAACCATGACCTCAACTCACACTTAATGGATGAGCTCGAGAGGTTGGATTTAGAGTCATATTTCAGTGAAGATGGCGAAACCATCGACCTCCACGGGTTCGTTAAGGCAAACCCAAGTTTCCGGGCTCGGTGCAGCAAGTCGCTCGACATGTTCTTCCACGACATTTTGACCGAAACGAGCCATGATCTGTTACAGCTTGAAGGCGGGATGGATCAGCTCAGCGATCGCCTGAGTGCAGCAGTGCAGGGACCGATCCATTGTAACCAGGAAGTAGTAGCCCTGCGTGTCCATGAGGATAACGTTGAAGTGTCCTGGTTGGAGGGAGAGCAACTGCATACACGGGATTGCGACTATGTGTTGTGTACGATTCCGTTCTCGATATTACGCAAGATCGAGTTGAGCGGCTTTGACGACAACAAACTGGCTGCAATTCACAACACGGTCTATTGCCCAGCCACCAAGGTTTTATTTCACTGCGCCCAGCCTTTTTGGCAGGAGAATGGGATTGGTGGTGGAGCTTCCTTTAGCGATCAAGGTATCCGTCAAATCTACTACCCGTCAGTTAAGAGCAACTCCTCACAGGGAAGTACCCTGCTAGCTAGCTATACCATCGGCGACGATGCAGAACATCTAGGGATCATGTCTGAGTCAGAGCGTCACGCCTATGTTAAGAACGCTGTGAGTAAGCTGCACCCTGAGATTGAGACACCTGGCATGCTTGTGGACATGGCAACGATCGCTTGGGGGCATTACAAGTGGAGTGCTGCCGGATGCACCATCCATTGGGATGAGAATAGGTGTAATTATTTAGAAGCTTCCAGACCCCATGACAGGCTTTTCTTCGCGGGTGAGCATTGCTCTAGATTTCCAGCCTGGCTTCAAGGTTCGATTGAGTCAGCACTGGAGGCAGTCTACGATATTGCGTCCTACAAACCGAAAATAGAGTCGGCGAGAAAGCTCCCTGTTATACCTATGGAGATCGCCAAGACTACTGCCCCTTCTTTCATCAGAGACACAACAGTCACAGAGCTTACGCGGGTTGAGACGAAAGCGATTATTGAAGAGGTTTTAATATGA
- a CDS encoding DDE-type integrase/transposase/recombinase, producing MKAETELRQSKYLNNLSEQDHPNIKRIVKPTMGFQSFNTARRTLHGIEAMAMLRKGQVKDINQGNSVSQVRFINELFGVMA from the coding sequence TTGAAAGCCGAAACCGAATTGCGGCAGAGCAAATACTTGAACAACCTGAGTGAGCAAGACCATCCGAACATCAAACGAATTGTCAAACCAACGATGGGATTTCAATCATTTAACACAGCAAGAAGAACGTTGCATGGGATAGAGGCAATGGCTATGCTTCGCAAAGGACAAGTGAAAGATATCAATCAAGGGAATAGTGTATCTCAAGTAAGATTCATCAATGAACTTTTCGGAGTGATGGCTTAA
- a CDS encoding NADP-dependent oxidoreductase, translated as MANSNLTVLFNQRPNGLPDINCFRVTEGSIPEVREGELLLRTLYLSIDPVLLNRLKGVPSYGAFQPNELISWVGLGQVIASRHPDYGVGDIVESMMGWQQFTSVTALNVFRKIDPTLSPVSHALGILGVSGMTGYFGLLETGYPQAGETVVVSAAAGAVGSTAGQLARLKGAHVVGITSSPEKKRYLLDELGFDAAVSYKSDRFAAELAEACPNGIALYFDNVGGAVTDVVMDNMKDFGRIALCGQVATYHESDGGWRGNLLPIVMHSLRLQGFNTSKYADRYPEAIKELSNWIADGKIKVRETVAQGLESAPKAFVGIFNSQNVGKQLVKVSDPA; from the coding sequence GTGGCAAATAGTAATTTGACGGTACTATTCAACCAACGGCCAAATGGCTTACCAGATATAAATTGTTTTCGTGTAACAGAAGGCTCTATTCCTGAAGTAAGAGAAGGTGAGCTACTCCTGCGTACCCTCTACTTATCAATAGATCCAGTGCTTCTCAACCGTCTCAAGGGCGTCCCATCCTATGGTGCATTCCAACCGAATGAGCTAATCTCCTGGGTTGGTCTCGGTCAGGTGATTGCATCAAGACATCCTGATTATGGGGTCGGTGATATTGTCGAGAGCATGATGGGATGGCAGCAATTTACATCAGTGACAGCACTTAATGTTTTTCGGAAGATCGATCCAACACTGAGTCCAGTGTCCCATGCCCTTGGGATTCTAGGAGTTTCAGGCATGACCGGGTACTTTGGTTTGCTGGAGACAGGGTATCCTCAGGCTGGCGAAACTGTCGTTGTCTCCGCTGCAGCAGGCGCTGTGGGTAGCACAGCAGGCCAGCTCGCTAGGCTCAAAGGTGCTCATGTAGTTGGCATCACTAGCTCACCAGAAAAGAAACGCTACCTCCTCGATGAACTAGGCTTCGATGCTGCAGTCTCCTACAAGTCTGACCGCTTTGCTGCGGAATTAGCGGAAGCTTGCCCAAATGGCATTGCCCTCTACTTCGACAATGTAGGCGGAGCGGTGACTGATGTAGTAATGGATAACATGAAAGATTTTGGGCGCATTGCGCTTTGCGGTCAAGTAGCAACCTACCACGAGAGTGACGGTGGCTGGCGTGGTAATCTCCTACCTATTGTCATGCACAGCCTGCGGCTCCAAGGCTTCAACACATCAAAGTATGCCGACCGATATCCTGAAGCTATCAAAGAGTTGAGCAACTGGATAGCGGATGGGAAGATTAAGGTAAGGGAGACAGTAGCACAAGGGTTGGAGAGCGCACCTAAAGCCTTCGTAGGCATTTTCAATAGTCAGAATGTTGGTAAGCAATTGGTGAAGGTTTCAGATCCAGCTTGA
- the trpB gene encoding tryptophan synthase subunit beta: MFSTSDIHAAAQSDIQRPDKLGRFGRFGGKYVPETLMPALSELETAFEQYRTEPSFQQELQSLLQDYVGRPSPLYFAERLTAHYARPDGVGPQIYLKREDLNHTGAHKINNALAQVLLAKRMGKRCIIAETGAGQHGVATATVCARFGLQCVIYMGIQDMERQSLNVFRMRLMGADVRPVEAGTGTLKDATSEAIRDWVTHVETTHYILGSVAGPHPYPRMVRDFQAVIGEETRAQCQKKWGGLPDILLACVGGGSNAIGLFHEFVEEPTVRLIGIEAAGEGVDSEKHAATLMRGRVGVLHGAMSYLLQNEDGQVVEAHSISAGLDYPGVGPEHSYFKESGRAEYYSVTDQQALAGFQRLSQLEGIIPALETAHAIAYLDILCPQLTSSPRIVINCSGRGDKDVQTVVQLLNPA; encoded by the coding sequence ATGTTCAGCACAAGCGATATTCACGCTGCTGCTCAATCTGATATCCAGCGACCTGATAAGCTCGGTCGATTTGGACGGTTTGGCGGTAAGTATGTCCCTGAAACTTTAATGCCTGCTCTCAGTGAGCTAGAGACAGCATTTGAGCAATACCGCACTGAGCCGAGCTTCCAACAGGAACTGCAAAGTTTGCTACAGGATTATGTCGGTCGGCCCAGTCCTTTATATTTCGCTGAGCGTCTAACGGCTCACTATGCCAGACCCGATGGCGTTGGCCCCCAAATTTACCTGAAGCGTGAGGACTTAAATCATACTGGTGCTCACAAGATTAACAATGCTCTAGCTCAGGTACTGTTAGCCAAACGCATGGGCAAGCGGTGCATTATTGCTGAAACGGGAGCTGGTCAACATGGTGTGGCTACAGCAACAGTATGTGCCCGTTTTGGTTTACAGTGCGTTATCTACATGGGTATCCAAGACATGGAGCGGCAGTCGCTCAATGTATTTCGGATGAGGTTGATGGGAGCGGACGTGCGTCCAGTAGAAGCAGGCACAGGAACCCTGAAGGATGCCACTTCAGAAGCAATTCGAGACTGGGTGACTCACGTGGAAACGACTCATTATATCCTGGGTTCAGTCGCGGGACCGCATCCCTACCCAAGGATGGTGCGCGACTTCCAGGCGGTGATTGGAGAGGAAACCCGCGCCCAATGTCAGAAAAAATGGGGTGGGCTACCAGATATCCTTCTGGCTTGTGTGGGTGGAGGCTCTAACGCGATCGGACTTTTCCATGAGTTTGTGGAGGAACCAACCGTGCGGCTGATTGGCATTGAAGCAGCAGGTGAAGGTGTTGACTCCGAAAAGCATGCTGCCACCCTCATGCGGGGCCGAGTCGGAGTTTTGCATGGTGCCATGAGCTACTTACTCCAAAATGAAGATGGTCAGGTGGTGGAAGCCCATTCGATTAGCGCTGGACTCGACTATCCCGGCGTTGGCCCTGAGCATAGCTATTTCAAAGAAAGTGGGCGGGCTGAATACTACAGCGTGACGGACCAGCAGGCTTTAGCAGGATTTCAGCGACTGTCTCAACTAGAAGGAATTATTCCTGCCCTGGAAACGGCTCACGCGATCGCCTATCTCGATATTCTTTGTCCACAGCTCACGAGTAGTCCCCGGATCGTGATCAACTGTTCAGGCCGTGGTGATAAGGATGTGCAAACCGTCGTCCAATTGTTGAACCCTGCTTGA
- a CDS encoding FAD-dependent monooxygenase gives MIQTKNQDNMTDVLIVGAGPTGLTLAADLLRLGVQFRILEAKTEPEKFSKACNLWPRTQEVFAAIGVLDRLLAESLPIRKATLYAYGTLMGTISIDNHPSPYGTPVLIGQNQIERILSDYLVQSGQPIERGVKVVNLHQKVDYVEATVERDGTCEIVRCRFLVGCDGNRSKVRDLIGLSIQPEHIQKRFIRQMDARVRWSRPVYPDQIWFFLFNTGYLGVLPLPGGYHRFWIIEDEEGVPERHPTLEEMQAAIQRVTGDAQVELHDPIWLSHGRLHYGIGSALQKDRVFLAGDAGHIPLPISGKGMNTGMQDAFNLGWKLAATLREQVNPIVLDSYSVERHRVRKDLYNTQVTGFRWLTKPSTIQQHVVSQLGSAWINCGIGEYLIRRRLAQLDIAYPNSLLSKDNLGNKVVRAGDRAPDARVVVVPDLHTITLFKLIYNDLNWTLLLFDGAEGKKTLEQLRTIATAFVKEFVTIHVWLVIAAPDVLKDITDSPMLLDFDRFAHKAFDLSKPSLVLIRPDGHVAFCSSVNNYETLHSYARCVFKVQHNSANKVLEGACESLILTE, from the coding sequence ATGATCCAGACAAAGAATCAAGATAATATGACAGATGTGCTGATAGTAGGTGCTGGGCCAACTGGCTTAACGCTTGCTGCAGACTTACTACGACTGGGTGTACAATTCCGGATTTTGGAAGCAAAGACTGAGCCTGAAAAATTTTCAAAAGCTTGTAATTTATGGCCGCGCACGCAGGAGGTCTTTGCAGCAATCGGTGTTCTTGATCGACTGCTTGCTGAAAGCTTACCAATCCGAAAGGCTACACTCTATGCCTACGGCACACTTATGGGTACTATATCAATCGACAATCATCCCAGTCCTTACGGCACACCCGTGCTAATCGGTCAGAACCAGATCGAGCGGATTCTATCAGATTATCTAGTGCAAAGCGGGCAACCAATCGAGCGCGGAGTCAAAGTCGTTAATTTACACCAGAAGGTAGATTATGTTGAAGCAACAGTTGAGAGAGATGGCACCTGCGAGATAGTGCGTTGCCGTTTTCTCGTTGGCTGTGATGGTAACAGAAGTAAGGTTCGGGATCTGATCGGATTGAGCATTCAGCCGGAACACATTCAAAAGCGGTTTATTAGACAAATGGATGCACGGGTTCGCTGGAGCCGTCCTGTATATCCAGATCAGATATGGTTTTTCCTTTTCAATACCGGTTACCTTGGTGTCTTGCCCCTGCCAGGAGGATACCACCGCTTTTGGATCATTGAGGATGAAGAAGGTGTTCCTGAACGCCACCCAACCCTTGAAGAGATGCAGGCAGCAATCCAAAGAGTTACTGGAGATGCACAAGTTGAACTACACGATCCCATCTGGTTAAGTCATGGACGACTTCATTATGGCATTGGCTCTGCCTTGCAAAAGGATCGGGTGTTTCTTGCAGGTGATGCTGGTCATATTCCCTTGCCAATCAGTGGCAAAGGGATGAATACTGGTATGCAGGATGCTTTTAACCTTGGTTGGAAGCTAGCAGCAACATTGCGAGAGCAAGTGAATCCAATCGTTCTCGACAGCTATTCTGTTGAGCGACATAGAGTACGGAAAGATCTATATAATACTCAAGTTACTGGCTTTCGTTGGCTCACCAAGCCGAGTACGATACAGCAGCATGTCGTGAGCCAGTTAGGCTCGGCCTGGATTAACTGTGGGATAGGCGAGTACTTAATTAGACGGCGCTTGGCACAGCTAGATATAGCTTATCCGAATAGTCTTCTCAGCAAAGACAATCTCGGTAACAAGGTTGTTCGTGCAGGCGATCGTGCACCTGACGCCAGAGTGGTTGTAGTACCAGATCTACATACCATCACACTGTTTAAATTGATTTACAACGACCTCAACTGGACACTTTTACTCTTCGATGGCGCTGAAGGAAAGAAGACTCTGGAACAACTACGCACCATCGCAACAGCGTTTGTCAAGGAGTTCGTGACAATCCATGTTTGGCTGGTCATAGCAGCACCTGATGTGCTGAAGGATATAACAGACAGCCCAATGTTACTTGACTTCGACCGCTTTGCACATAAGGCATTTGACCTTAGCAAACCGTCACTCGTGCTAATTAGACCTGATGGTCATGTTGCCTTCTGCTCTTCTGTAAACAACTACGAAACATTGCACTCTTATGCGCGGTGCGTGTTCAAGGTACAGCATAATTCTGCTAATAAGGTTTTAGAGGGAGCCTGTGAAAGTCTGATACTGACGGAGTGA